Genomic DNA from Flavobacterium sp. N502540:
AGTAAGACGCAATCATTTTCTCATTGCGGCTGCAAAGGTAAGATGTTTTTTTGATTTAGAAAAATTTTTGGGCACTATTTGTAAAGAAAATAATCTCACCTCAAGTTTTGAGAGATTTGAACGGTAATATTTTGGATAAAGATGGATATTAAAGCAACGGATAACAACGGCAGATTTAAAAATAAAGATTATAATCAAAATCAAAATTGGTACACAGACTATATTATTATCGTAATTATATGAAATGTAATCTATCAAACTCCTCAATTGTTTTATAACCCAGATGTGAATGTCGTCTTTTCTTGTTATACCAATTTTCAATGTATTCGTATACTTTCACTTTCATTTGATTACGCGGTAAGAGTTTATTTCCATTAATTAACTCAGCTTTAAAAGAATTGAAAAAACTTTCAGAAACGGCATTATCATAATGACTTTGTCTCCGACTCATACTACGCCGAACACATTTATAGGAGTCTAATGTACTGGTGAAAATTTTATTGGCATATTGAACACCTCTATCAGAATGGAAAATTAAGTCTTTAGCAATTTTCCTGTTTTTAATCGCCATTTCCCAAGCAGGCAAGGTAGTTCGTTTAGTGCTCAATCGATCGCCTAAACTCCATCCAATGATTTTCCTGTCAAATAAATCCATAACAATGGTAAGGTCTAGAAAGCCGTTCGTTGTTTGTATGTGTGTAATATCGGAAACCCAAGCTTTAGAAGGTTCATTAACTCTAAATTCTCTATTTAATACATTTGGAGACACATAATGATTATGAGTTGAATCAGTTGTGATCTTATATTTTCTTTTGACTTTTCTTCGAAGTCCCAGCATTTTCATATATAGTGATACTCGCGAACTATGTATTTTAATGCCTCTCTTTTCAAGTTCTTTAGTAATTTTTATGCAACCATAAGTATGTTTAAATTCATAAAATATAGCTGTAATTTCTTCTTTTAATAAATTTACTCGAATTTTCGTATTTGTAGGTTCATGTTTTTTTCTCCAGTAATATGTACTTCTCGACACTTCTAACACGGTACATATTTTAAAAATTGAGAATTTAGATTTATTGTTTTCAATGAATTGTTTAATCATTGCTTTTCCTTGAGTAACGTATTTACTTCCACTTTTTAAAATTTCCAGTGTATGTTGTGATTCTTTGAGCTTTTTTTCAAGGTTAGTAATTAAGGCTTGTTCGGGAGTTAATTTTAAGTAACCACCTCCACAAAAACTTCCTTTTCCAAATTTTTCAAAATCTTTCCGCCATCTATTTAAACAACTTCGAGTTATCCCCAGCTCTTTTTCAACATTTTCAATTTGACCCTTTCCTCTGTCATAACTTAATTTAACTGCATATTCTTTGAAAGTTCGCTCGTATTTTTTCATGTTCTGAAGTTTAATTATCTGTAAAAAAGAATATTTTCTTTTTTAATGGGGATTTTCAATATATTCAAATATTTTTTCTTCCATTTGTTTTTTAGTCAGAAGTATATTTAAAGCGGCTAGTTCAGATTTAAGGGAAGTAAAAAAACTTATAGGGATCACATTATCTAAATGATTCCTTGTTCGGCTCATGCTTTGTCTGATTTCTTTACAAGATTTTAATTTATCGGTAAACAACTTATTAGCGTATTGAGGAGATCGATCAGAGTGAAATATTAACCCCTTCTTTATTTTTCGATTATGAACCGCTATTTCCCAAGAGGGCATAGAAGTTTCTTTTATTGTCAGTCCATCACTCAGACTCCATCCAATAATTTTTTTGTCAAATAAATCCATAATAATTGTTAGAAACAAAAAACCGTTCATTGTTTCTACGTTGGTTATTCCCGAAACCCAAATTTGAGAAGGTTCTTCAGCTATAAATTGTCGATTGAGAACATTGGGAAAAACACAAGGATTATAAAATTTACTCGATGTCGCTTTATCTCTTCTTCTAACCTTGCTAGTAAGACCTAGTTTTTTCATGTAGAGAGTAACTCGAGAACGTGATAATTTAAAACCCCGACTTTGTAACTCTGCTGAAATCTTTACATTGCCATATATACCTTTATATTCATGAAATATAGAAGTTATTTCTTCTTGCAATAAAATTGTTTGGCGTTGCCTTGGAGATATTATTTGATTTTTCCATCTATGATACGTATTCTCCCTTATACCTAAAACTTTGCACATTCTCCAAAGCGGATATGTGTCTAAATTGTTTTCAATAAAATGAAAAATCATAGGTTTCCCTTCAGAAATACATTTACTTGCGTTCTTAAAAATTTCAATTTCAATTTCTGTATCCTTAAGCTTTTGCTTAAGTGTTCTTTTAAGTTCGGAAAATCTTTTTTCTTCAGCGGTTCTAAAACGCCCCCTTCCACAAAAACTTTCTTCTTCATATTTTTGGAACTCATTTTTCCATCTATAGATGTTTGTAGCAGCGATGCCAAATTCTTTTGCAACTTTAGAAAAATTTGTTTCGAGCGCTAGTTTTACAATATTTATTTTAAAATTACGGTTATAAATTTTATTCTTCTCCATTTCCTAAAGTTTAGGTTCTATTACGTGAATTTAAGAAATAATGAGGTAGATATATAAAATAATAAAAGATAATGATGCACTTGATATGTCATTATCTTTTATTAAACAACTTCCTAGCTGTATTGAAAATTTATATTTGGTACACAGGGTATATTAATATCATATTTAATATAGTTTTGCCAATTAGATACTTAGCCTGTTACTAGCCAATCACCATTGGTCAAAAAATAACCTCCGCTATATTGGTTTTGGTTTTAGGGAATTCTCCACCTAGGGAAGTAGTGTCAATATCTTTTACCGCAAGCCTGATCTCATGCTCTTCCTGAGAGTATGAAGTATGAGCAACAAGTAAAAGCAGAAGAGTTTTAAGTACTTCGTGTTTTTGAAATTATGAACAGGTTTGTTTATTAAAAATAAGTTGAATTTATTTCTAGCATACGCTATTTTTCATAAAGTTTTCTGTTTGATTATTCACCAAATTTGATAATCTGTGGCTAAATTTTGTAATCTGAAGGTGGGCTGTTGAGACCCGTTGGAAAGTTCTTTAACTTGGTTTGAAACATAACTTTGAATTTCACTTAACATAATGCTTCCATTTTTGTCTAAATCGGCTTCTTTTGAAAGGAGACCATTAATTAAACAGTATGTGAACAACCCATTTTTCCATTTATCACTTTCCAATGCATATTCCAGACCACCTGCAGAAGATATAATAGTGGTTCCATTACCCCTTCGTAAATCAGAAAACAGTTCCTCATTTAAAGTTTTAAGTTGATTTATAGTTTCCTTTTTTACATTTATCGGTTTAGCACCTCTTTTCTCAATTGTCTGGTCAATAGCTATTTCTGTTTCTGTACGTTCAGTCTCTTCAACATCTACTTCGCCGCTATGGCAGGCATCTATAAACATTATTTTTTTAAGAGGTTTTATTTTATCAAGTAAGCTTTCAATGCTTTCGTAGCTAATTCCTTTTTTAATTGGATTATGAAAATCAATGTTATGAGAAGCAATATAGTAGTTAAATTCCTTATCTAAGATTCCATGAGAGGCAATGTAAATTATTACAATGTCATTTATTTTGGCATTTTTTAGAAATTCTACAAGTTTCAATACTTTTTCCTGAGTTACTTCAGTATTAAGTAAGGTTTTAGTATAAACATTAGTATATAAATTAGATTGAGCAAATAAAATTTTAATGTCTGAGGCATCTTTTGCAGCATATTTTAAGTTGTATGCAGAGTTATCAAATTCGCTGACTCCTATAGTAACTAAGTATAAATTTGGATTAGCATTAGTTTGCTTGGAGTTAATATACACTGTTTCTTTCAGACTTTCTAAACCAATCTCATTTAAAACACTTATTTGTATTTTATTATCCCCATCAGCAAGATCAAGCTGGATTAACTTATTTAATTTTTTTGTTTTTAATTTTGATACATCCATTCCATTTTTTCCATAAACAGGGGTATTATTAATCCATATAAGAATGCTTTTTAAACGATATTTCGAATCTTTTATCTGAAGGTTTAGACCAATCTCTTTTGAACTTATGATAGGTTCGATTTTTTCCAATTTTTCAATCTTCAAAGTTGGTAAATCCAAAGAATTGGATGATTGATTTTCTTTATATCCAATTTTATTTAATCGTTTTAGGTATAGATTCTTAAAAAATTGAACCGTGGTCAGGTCGGCATATCCTAATCTTTGCATTACAATATCAGGTCTGTTAAATTTGAGATCAAATTGTTCTGGCCTAAAAATTTTGTCACTATTGGAAAACCATAAGAAGTCAAAAATTTCCCTTGTGGCCATGTAATAATTGTCATCAAAAAAGATAATAAAATTATTATCTTTTAAGAATATAAAGTTAAAATTCACTTTAGATGGATCCTCGTAAGAACCTCTTAGTGCTATTTGATTCTCATTCCATGAGACATTGTATAAATCCGTCGATTTTTTTTTCCAATCATAATAATATGTAATATCAGACAGAGTATAGTTAAAAGGTGAAGTTTTAATATCGTCATCAAATAGGTAATTCATGTTTATTGCTATAAATGTATTACTCGTTTTGCTGTGTTTATTACCTGAAAAATCTCTTTTGAAAGCGCTTGCTTTATTTAGGAAAACTTTATCTTCTAATGTAATCACTGGATTTTTAGAAAATTCGCCACAAAGACCTAATTTCTTTTCTTTGTATAATGACTTAGGATCCAGACTATTTAATGTAAGACTCAAGTTGTCAAATTCATTTGGGTCGTCAGAATCTTCACTTCGAACGCGTTGGGCTCCATTTTCAGCTTTATCAAAAAGTTCAATTTTTATATTTCCATAGTCATCATAACCGTTATTGCTCCAGCTATCAAAATTTCCATTAAATTCTTTAGTGACATAAGAAAGCTCATTTACATAGTTTATACTATAGATACTAACTTTTAGTGTATCTGAGTTCTTAAAATTAGTTGTGTTCGATTTAATAACATTTCTAATGTTTTCTTTATCTGAAACATCAAACTTTAAATAAAAAGGAGGTTTATCATATTTAAAGATATATTTTCGAATTTTATAAGGTATAGAAAATGTTTGCTTTTCCAGATCGATAACAAAGGTTTCAAATCCATTTTTTGAAAACGAGATGGTATTGGCGTTTTGAGTGATTTGAAAATAAAAAAGATCATTTTCACTTTTTGGCTCTTTATTGAAATTGTCAAATTCCATAATTTTGATACTGTTCTTTTTTAAAATCAACAGTCCAGAAGGTTCTTTAAAAATAGAATCTATAATGAGGTAACCATTTTCACATTTATCACAATTTACGTAAGTATTTTTAACTAAATTATCTTTAATCTCTTTAATAAGCTCATATTGATTTTCTTTGTACTTAAAATATAAACTGCTTGGAATGAATTTAATGAATTTGTAGTTTTTACTGTCGTAAACGAAACTACCTTTTTCTCTTACATAACCAACGATTTCTTTTTTATCTTGAGTGTAATAAATTGTACTATAGTTTTGGTTTTCAAAAAGAGGAATTTCTTTTAAAGTTGTAACATCAAATAAAAAATTTTTGATATTTCTTTTTGTTGTAAAGTCTTCACTTAATCTATTGTCTGTCTCAAGCTTTAACCATAGTTTTTCATTTTTGTTGTCTATTTGTAAGTCTTCGAATTTTCCTGTATCAAAAATTTGTACACTATCTAAAACTTTTAAATTCTTTATATCAATTTTATAGAGAAATATATTATCTCGTTTTGCTACTGAAACAATAACCGTTTGATCAAAATGCAAAACACTTTCTATAGATTCATAAGCATTACCAGATTTTGTTATTTTTAAAGAATTATTTTCACCAGTTTTAGTATTAAAGAAACTAATGCTGCCGTTATCAAAACCAGTGATCCAATATGGTCCAGATTTAGCAAAAGAACTGGTCTGTCTTTCAAGTCCTTTTAATAGTTTGTGAAGTTTATACTGAAAGAGGTAACCTGAATAAATGACACTATATTCGGTGGCAAAAATCTGTTCTTTAGATTCATAAAATTCCTGAATACTGCTTCGACCATCTACGCTGATTTTATTAATTATCTTATTTTGTTCTAAATCATAAACTACAATAAGTTCTTTTCCAATACTTCCATCGTTGTTGTCCAGATACAGTAGTTTTTTGCAATCATCAGAAAATCTTACCGAAGTAGGATAGTAGTCTCTATACATAAATTTTGTCGAATCGATAACTTGCCTCGACATAGTTTTAGTATTGAATATGCAAATGCTGTCTGTATAGCTAAGGGCTATATAGTGTTCATCTTTAGAAATAGCAGGTTCGATATTATTAAATTTTTCCGGTTTTTTTACTTTTAAAAGTAATTGGTCATTTGAGGATTGAACTAGATAATTTGTATTGTCCTCAAAAAAACAAACTATATTTTCATTTGTTTTTTCGATATATTTTAAATCAAGTTGATTTTCTTTTAAGTACTTTTTTATTAATTGTTTGGTTTTTGTTTTTAAATTATATTTAAGAATTTCAAATTCATGATAGGTATCGTCTATCAAATAAACTGATTGATAATCACAATAGAATATTTTATTAAATGGATATACTAAATCATTACTTATATTATATTCAGAAATAATGGTATTATTTAAAAAATCATAAATGATTATTTTTTTTGCTTCAGGGAAGAATATTAAAAGTTCATTTGAGTTTGGATTTACATCAATAAAAAAAGTACGAAAGCCAATATTGAAAATACGTTTAGTATCTATAGTGCATACATTTGCTTTATTTTGAATGTCCCAGACTTTGATTTCATTTTGTCTTTGACAACTGGTAAAAAGATATTTTTGATTTGCCGAAACTAAGACACGATCGGTCTGATCTTTTGAGCTTAAATTCACATGCATATTAAATTTTTGCCCCAAAACATTAAGATTTAAAAGGAAACAAAGCAAAAGAGTAGGATATATTTTCATTTAATTTTAATATTTAAGCATGATAAATTAAACCTGGACTATGATTGCGAAATGTGTAAATTAAATTTATTAATTTAAGGCCATTTGTAAAACACTGAAAATCATTTTATAAATAAAAGAAAAGTTATGTTAAAATTAGTTATTTTTGTTAAGATTTTATTTTTTTATAAAAACTATTTTTAAGTAATTGACAATATTTGCAACATGAAAAATAATATTTTGTTACTTATACTTGTTTTAAGTTTACAATTGCAGGCAAAAAAACTAGCACTCATAATTGCAGTTGGAACTTACCCTATTGAATCAGGGTGGGGAAATATCAGTTCTCTCAATGATATACTTCTAATTAAAAACAGCCTTTTGCAAAATGGATTTTTAGAAGAAAATATTACTATTATAACGGATGAAAAGGCAAGTAAAAAAGGTATTTTAGATGCAGTAGCAAAATTGCAGGCTAATGTAAAAAAAGGTGATATTGTAGTACTTCATTATTCGGGCCATGGGCAACAGATTTTTGATGACAATGGAGATGAAATTGATGATAAAGACGAAGCTATTATTCCTTATGATGCTTTTGCCGATTATTCTGATTCTTATAAGGGAGAAAAACATCTTAGAGATGATGAACTTGCAAGAATCATTACTAATTTTAGAAATAAGCTAGGTAAAGCCGGTCAACTGTTAGTCTTATTGGATAGCTGCCATTCAGGTTCAGCTACTCGTGGAGAAAAAACAAGGGGTGGCTATCCTACTTTTGCTCCTTTGGATTGGAAGCCTAAAACCAGTGAAAAAACTAAAGGAAGTGCTATGTTTGAAAAAATGGCGATAGATGAAGATAACTCACCTTTTATAATGATTACTGGTGCTTCTGCTGATGAATTAAATTATGAATATCAGGGTTTTGGTTCGTTAAGTTATGCCTTTTCTAAGGCGATGGCTGATTTGGGAACTGATTTCTCTTATAGGCAATTATTTTGCAAGATTGCTGCAAACATGAACGTGATTACTCCCAAGCAAACTCCAACTATCGAAGGAGATATTGACTACAAATTATTTAAAGGAGATTATTTAGTACAGCAAAGTTATTATGAAATTAGTAAATTTTCAAAACCAGATTTACTTCAGCTTAATGCAGGAAAATTAAATGGATTGTTCGATAAAACTACTGTTTTTGTTCTTCCTGCGGGTACTTTAAAGGTAGATAAATCGAAGGTCATTACTAGTGGAACCATTACAAATGCTAATTTTAATACCGCCATAATAAAATTAGATAAATCTTTACCCGATAGTAATCCAAAAAAGTATTGGATTTTTGTAGATCAATTCGGTTATGGAGATATTACTTTACAAGTTTATATAGAGCCTTCAGACATAGAATCTTCGATTAAGGACGGTGTCAACTGTTTTTTGATTAAAAATAATCTTGGAGAGGTTGTGGAAGATTCTCAGAGGTGCGATATTATTATTTCAGGAGGAAAGTCTGAGTATATATTAAAATCAGCTCATGGAGAAATTATTATAGATCACTTTACGACTACTAGTGAAGCAGATGATTTAGAAATAATTAACGAAAAGTTGTTCAATTACGCACAAGGAAAATATCTTAAGGATTTAAGTTTAAAAAATTATAATTACCAATTTGAATTTAAGTTGATACCTGTGGAATATAATGCAGATAATAATAGAGCGGGAGAATTAAAACCTGAAAATTCCTTTTATGATGAAAGTGGAATATTTAAGGTAAATACAACTGATAATTTTGTGGTATTGCAGGTTACTAATAAAAGTGAAATACCAATTTATTTTAGTATTATCGAAATTAATTCTAAAGGAGAAATAAGCTCTTTTATGCCTAACACTAATTGTGAATTAAATAATAATGAACGAAGATTGGATCCAGGAAAAACGATGCTATTTAAGGACTGTGTTTATTCTTTCAGTCCACCCTTTGAGAGGCTGGTACTGAAAGGATTCGCAACTTCAACCCCCATTAATTTTCAACCTACGGTCCAAACAAAAGGAAGAGGGACTCGCAGGAATAATGCAAATCCTTTGGAAAATTTTATTCAAAAAAGTTATACACACGGAAGGGGAGCAGATGGCAATTCGTCCTCCGAAGAAATCGATGGCTATAGTGCCGAATTTGTATATGAAATTGTGAAATGAAGTGCTAAGATTTTGTTGCTAAATACATAAACTCTATGCTAAAGAAAAGATAAAAGTTTTAATTAAATTTTATTTTATAAGGAAATTATTGTTTTAATTTTCAATTTGTTAAATTTGTTTTGTTAATTATTTGTTAAACAATGGTTTATGCTTTTGCTTTTAAGAGTAAATTATTTTAATTTTTTAATTGTATCACTTATGAGAATTATGAAAATCGCCATTCTTGCAGGATACCTGCTAATTTACATGTCAGGATTTTGTCAATCAAATTTTAAAACAACAATGAAAAGCTTACTTGGAAAAGATTTTCCAAATTACCAGTGGTTAAATGTACCGATAAATAATTATGGAGTAGCTACATGTTATGCAGGAACAAATACAAACACAAAAAAAAATAGTTTTTTATGTGGTACATACTCTTTCTTTGGAATTAAAAAGCTTCCTCAAAGTATAGATTCGTTGTTAATCCCCAATATAATGATTGAAAAAGGATGTAGTCCTTCTATAAATGCTACGATTCAGGTAGAGAAAAAAAGTATCTATAAAGCGATATTACCAAATATTGCGTCTTTATTTGGGCTGAATGCATCCCTTACAGATTCTCTTGCTCAGAATGCAGTAATTGATGAATTAGAAATTTGCGACAGACGTATTCAGGAAGGAGAAGTAAACACTTATATCGAAGATTTTAAAACAGACCCAAAAGAAATAAAGAAAAATTTTAGAAATCAAAGTTTAATACTTGTCGTAAAAGATATTGTTATAACAAAATTAAAAATATCAATAAAGAGTAATGCACAATTGGCAGCAGAGCTAGATTTGAAACTTAAAGGAAAGCTTGTAGAGCATGTTGGGGACAATGCTGAAATTGGAATGTATCTAAAAAAAATAAATAATTCCACTTATACTATGGAAATAAATTCTCCAATGGTAATTGGATTTTTAGCAGTAAAAAAAGGAGATGCAACCAGGGGAGGAAATAAAGGAAACGATAATGATTTTAAGCTTACAGGATGGAAAGGGTATGCAATTACTGAAGTACAATTGGATGATACTAGTTTTATTGCTAATTAGAGAAAGAATCAGCCTTACTGGCTATCAATTTTAAGGTTCTAATCATCTATTGTAAGAGACCGAGAATAGAAAATAAAAAGTAGAAGGATGAAATCATATTAGTAGTATTATTTATAAAGTACCTAAAATTGCAAAAATTTTCGTTAACAAGAATTTGATTTAACATTAATTTCGACTTTTTAGTTACTTGGGATCTATATATGTATTGTCAAATAGTGGAAGTACACCGATAAATTAATACTTTGCTGGATCTTATATTTAATAATTAAAATGGTTTAAACATGGCTTTCTCAAGCTTTATTAAGAAAAGAGTTACCAATAGATACACTCATTATTTAGAACATAAATGACTTAATTTATCAATAACTGTTTTCCATTCATTCAGATGTAATGCACTTTATATATATATCCAAAGAGAAGTTCTAGTTTTGATTAAGACTTTTGTTTGGGCGCTTACACATTCGAACCTAAATTTGTCAGCACTTGTTTCTAAAAGTTTCGAACCGAAGCTTGGCAGACCTTGATTTTGTTATAAGTCTCTTTTTCTAATTATCCGTGTGCCACGATTCTGCCACAAAATGCAGCATACTAAAATTTTCAATTATTTGTAGGGCTTCAGACTACGCAACATAAAGATGATTTGGAGAATTACCTTAATCGATTCAGCAGAAAGACTGGATTTTAAGAAAGCCTGCAGATTTTCTGCAGGCTTTCCGTTTTGTGCTCTATCTGTACCTCATTTTGCTGCAATGCCTGCGGATACTGCTCTGCGATTTTCTTGCACAGAAATTGATTTATTTCTTTTAGACTATTTTTAAAATCATTTTTTGTCTTCTTCGAAATTTGCCAGTTCTTTCTTGACTTCTTCAAGTAGTTGTTCTTCAGTCGGAAGGTATAAATGATACTGGCTTGCAATTATGCTTTTGTTGCTTTCGGGTAATGTGAATTTTACTACTCCGTCATTCTTATCAGCACACAGCAATATTCCTATAGTAGGGTTTTCGTTGTTGTTTTTTTCAATGCGGTCATAATAATTGACATACATCTGCAATTGTCCAATATCCTGATGGGTAAGTTTGTGCGTTTTAATTTCTATCAAAACAAAACACTGAAGTAATCGATTGTACAAAACCATGTCTACAAAAAACTCATCTCCATTAATATGTATTCTTTTTTGTCTGGAAACAAATGAAAATCCATTTCCAATTTCTAACAAGAACTCCTGAAGATGAGTGATAATTGCCTTTTCCAAATCTTTTTCATAGTATGCAGCTTCACGTTTTAAGCCTAAGAATTCTAAATACATTGGATCCTTTATGATTTCTCGGGCATCAGAAGGTAGTTTTTCAT
This window encodes:
- a CDS encoding IS3 family transposase translates to MKKYERTFKEYAVKLSYDRGKGQIENVEKELGITRSCLNRWRKDFEKFGKGSFCGGGYLKLTPEQALITNLEKKLKESQHTLEILKSGSKYVTQGKAMIKQFIENNKSKFSIFKICTVLEVSRSTYYWRKKHEPTNTKIRVNLLKEEITAIFYEFKHTYGCIKITKELEKRGIKIHSSRVSLYMKMLGLRRKVKRKYKITTDSTHNHYVSPNVLNREFRVNEPSKAWVSDITHIQTTNGFLDLTIVMDLFDRKIIGWSLGDRLSTKRTTLPAWEMAIKNRKIAKDLIFHSDRGVQYANKIFTSTLDSYKCVRRSMSRRQSHYDNAVSESFFNSFKAELINGNKLLPRNQMKVKVYEYIENWYNKKRRHSHLGYKTIEEFDRLHFI
- a CDS encoding IS3 family transposase; the encoded protein is MEKNKIYNRNFKINIVKLALETNFSKVAKEFGIAATNIYRWKNEFQKYEEESFCGRGRFRTAEEKRFSELKRTLKQKLKDTEIEIEIFKNASKCISEGKPMIFHFIENNLDTYPLWRMCKVLGIRENTYHRWKNQIISPRQRQTILLQEEITSIFHEYKGIYGNVKISAELQSRGFKLSRSRVTLYMKKLGLTSKVRRRDKATSSKFYNPCVFPNVLNRQFIAEEPSQIWVSGITNVETMNGFLFLTIIMDLFDKKIIGWSLSDGLTIKETSMPSWEIAVHNRKIKKGLIFHSDRSPQYANKLFTDKLKSCKEIRQSMSRTRNHLDNVIPISFFTSLKSELAALNILLTKKQMEEKIFEYIENPH
- a CDS encoding caspase family protein, translated to MKIYPTLLLCFLLNLNVLGQKFNMHVNLSSKDQTDRVLVSANQKYLFTSCQRQNEIKVWDIQNKANVCTIDTKRIFNIGFRTFFIDVNPNSNELLIFFPEAKKIIIYDFLNNTIISEYNISNDLVYPFNKIFYCDYQSVYLIDDTYHEFEILKYNLKTKTKQLIKKYLKENQLDLKYIEKTNENIVCFFEDNTNYLVQSSNDQLLLKVKKPEKFNNIEPAISKDEHYIALSYTDSICIFNTKTMSRQVIDSTKFMYRDYYPTSVRFSDDCKKLLYLDNNDGSIGKELIVVYDLEQNKIINKISVDGRSSIQEFYESKEQIFATEYSVIYSGYLFQYKLHKLLKGLERQTSSFAKSGPYWITGFDNGSISFFNTKTGENNSLKITKSGNAYESIESVLHFDQTVIVSVAKRDNIFLYKIDIKNLKVLDSVQIFDTGKFEDLQIDNKNEKLWLKLETDNRLSEDFTTKRNIKNFLFDVTTLKEIPLFENQNYSTIYYTQDKKEIVGYVREKGSFVYDSKNYKFIKFIPSSLYFKYKENQYELIKEIKDNLVKNTYVNCDKCENGYLIIDSIFKEPSGLLILKKNSIKIMEFDNFNKEPKSENDLFYFQITQNANTISFSKNGFETFVIDLEKQTFSIPYKIRKYIFKYDKPPFYLKFDVSDKENIRNVIKSNTTNFKNSDTLKVSIYSINYVNELSYVTKEFNGNFDSWSNNGYDDYGNIKIELFDKAENGAQRVRSEDSDDPNEFDNLSLTLNSLDPKSLYKEKKLGLCGEFSKNPVITLEDKVFLNKASAFKRDFSGNKHSKTSNTFIAINMNYLFDDDIKTSPFNYTLSDITYYYDWKKKSTDLYNVSWNENQIALRGSYEDPSKVNFNFIFLKDNNFIIFFDDNYYMATREIFDFLWFSNSDKIFRPEQFDLKFNRPDIVMQRLGYADLTTVQFFKNLYLKRLNKIGYKENQSSNSLDLPTLKIEKLEKIEPIISSKEIGLNLQIKDSKYRLKSILIWINNTPVYGKNGMDVSKLKTKKLNKLIQLDLADGDNKIQISVLNEIGLESLKETVYINSKQTNANPNLYLVTIGVSEFDNSAYNLKYAAKDASDIKILFAQSNLYTNVYTKTLLNTEVTQEKVLKLVEFLKNAKINDIVIIYIASHGILDKEFNYYIASHNIDFHNPIKKGISYESIESLLDKIKPLKKIMFIDACHSGEVDVEETERTETEIAIDQTIEKRGAKPINVKKETINQLKTLNEELFSDLRRGNGTTIISSAGGLEYALESDKWKNGLFTYCLINGLLSKEADLDKNGSIMLSEIQSYVSNQVKELSNGSQQPTFRLQNLATDYQIW
- a CDS encoding caspase family protein; the encoded protein is MKNNILLLILVLSLQLQAKKLALIIAVGTYPIESGWGNISSLNDILLIKNSLLQNGFLEENITIITDEKASKKGILDAVAKLQANVKKGDIVVLHYSGHGQQIFDDNGDEIDDKDEAIIPYDAFADYSDSYKGEKHLRDDELARIITNFRNKLGKAGQLLVLLDSCHSGSATRGEKTRGGYPTFAPLDWKPKTSEKTKGSAMFEKMAIDEDNSPFIMITGASADELNYEYQGFGSLSYAFSKAMADLGTDFSYRQLFCKIAANMNVITPKQTPTIEGDIDYKLFKGDYLVQQSYYEISKFSKPDLLQLNAGKLNGLFDKTTVFVLPAGTLKVDKSKVITSGTITNANFNTAIIKLDKSLPDSNPKKYWIFVDQFGYGDITLQVYIEPSDIESSIKDGVNCFLIKNNLGEVVEDSQRCDIIISGGKSEYILKSAHGEIIIDHFTTTSEADDLEIINEKLFNYAQGKYLKDLSLKNYNYQFEFKLIPVEYNADNNRAGELKPENSFYDESGIFKVNTTDNFVVLQVTNKSEIPIYFSIIEINSKGEISSFMPNTNCELNNNERRLDPGKTMLFKDCVYSFSPPFERLVLKGFATSTPINFQPTVQTKGRGTRRNNANPLENFIQKSYTHGRGADGNSSSEEIDGYSAEFVYEIVK
- a CDS encoding PDDEXK nuclease domain-containing protein, with the translated sequence MLKNQSLIPDIKAIIETSKELAIRAVDNERTTMYWSIGKRIFEEEQQGKERADYGTYLIKYLAEQLQPEYGSGFSYRQLNWYRQFYRTFPIVSTLWTQLSWSQYKLLLAIDNQNKREFYIAETVKNNWTVRQLERQINSSLFERLLISSDQESVLAVAQNEKLPSDAREIIKDPMYLEFLGLKREAAYYEKDLEKAIITHLQEFLLEIGNGFSFVSRQKRIHINGDEFFVDMVLYNRLLQCFVLIEIKTHKLTHQDIGQLQMYVNYYDRIEKNNNENPTIGILLCADKNDGVVKFTLPESNKSIIASQYHLYLPTEEQLLEEVKKELANFEEDKK